From the Neoarius graeffei isolate fNeoGra1 chromosome 1, fNeoGra1.pri, whole genome shotgun sequence genome, one window contains:
- the LOC132886785 gene encoding uncharacterized protein LOC132886785, with protein sequence MAHLQPVQCAECRMFSHSSSVTSDSFISFTCDKCRLVSSLTEKISVLEARVQALEQVSERENSVVSVRESLDALGGVSNPPTPALEPLQRGEWVTARRHKRRAKATAEARPREHHSSPRHVSNRFALLSDAPTEKPERALVIGDSIIRHVKLAQPLGAPAALVRCIPGARAPDIAGNLRVLGKHRFSKIVIHAGANDIRLRQSEVTKSNFVEVFKLAKAMSDAVVCSGPIPMRRGDVAYSRLWSLNCWLSRWCSENSVGFIDNWANFEGTAGLLGRDGIHPTREGAALISCSIGHSLRTGLVNF encoded by the coding sequence atggcacaccttcagcctgttcagtgtgctgagtgcaggatgtttagtcattcttcctccgtcactagcgatagctttattagctttacttgtgataagtgcagattagttagctctctgacggagaagatttcagtgctagaagcgcgtgtccaggctttagagcaggttagtgagcgtgagaacagtgtagtttctgttagggaaagtctggacgccctaggtggagttagtaatcccccaactccggcattagagcccttacagcggggcgaatgggtgacggctcggcggcataagcgtagagccaaagctaccgctgaggctcgcccacgggagcaccactcctctccgcgtcacgtgtcgaacaggtttgctctccttagtgatgcacccactgagaaacctgaaagagctctggttataggggactctatcatacggcacgtgaaattagctcagcctttaggggcaccagcagctttagtcaggtgtataccgggagccagggcgccggacatagcaggtaatcttagggtcctaggcaagcacaggttctcaaagatagttatccatgcaggagctaatgatatacgccttcgtcagtctgaggttactaagagtaactttgtagaggtgtttaaattagcgaaggcgatgtccgatgctgtagtatgctctggccccatcccaatgcggcgtggcgatgtagcttacagcaggttatggtcgctgaactgctggctgtccaggtggtgctctgaaaacagtgtgggctttatagataattgggctaattttgagggcactgctggcctgttagggcgggacggtatccatcccactcgggaaggtgctgctctcatttcctgcagcataggtcatagtctcagaacaggcctagttaatttctga